A stretch of the Thiocystis violascens DSM 198 genome encodes the following:
- a CDS encoding polysaccharide deacetylase family protein, with protein MYHSIQGGRAVPKWLWSVAFNRFLDQIDLLRDAGWQFRRVSDLTGEDASDRCSLAITFDDGYRDNDPAFLALERRGIPATWFVVSTNVGRPAAWSDDTTTGWPMLDAGRLREMAQAGMEIGGHSRHHCRLAELPADRLPDEIRGCRLELEEILDRPVTSFAYPYGSYNQAVVEAVRDAGYRVACTTQYGPALADGDPLRMRRLAVYSHDTLSSFARKIGLMRNEATWGRVFEHLAATMLTQRR; from the coding sequence ATGTATCACTCGATTCAGGGCGGTCGCGCCGTACCCAAGTGGCTCTGGTCAGTGGCGTTTAACCGATTCCTAGACCAGATCGACTTACTGCGCGATGCGGGATGGCAATTCCGCCGCGTCTCGGATCTAACTGGCGAGGATGCGTCGGATCGGTGCAGCCTCGCCATCACCTTCGATGACGGTTATCGGGATAACGATCCGGCCTTCCTGGCATTGGAGAGGCGGGGCATTCCGGCAACCTGGTTCGTGGTCAGCACCAACGTCGGCAGACCGGCGGCCTGGTCCGATGACACGACAACCGGCTGGCCGATGCTGGATGCCGGACGACTGCGCGAGATGGCACAGGCCGGGATGGAAATCGGCGGGCACAGCCGCCACCACTGCCGACTTGCCGAACTCCCGGCGGATCGCTTGCCGGACGAGATTCGGGGCTGTCGACTGGAATTGGAAGAAATCCTCGATCGGCCGGTGACCAGCTTCGCCTATCCCTATGGATCATACAATCAGGCGGTCGTCGAAGCCGTCCGCGACGCCGGATACCGGGTCGCCTGCACCACGCAGTACGGCCCCGCGCTGGCCGATGGCGATCCGTTGCGGATGCGCCGTCTGGCGGTATACTCCCACGACACGTTATCCAGCTTCGCCCGCAAGATCGGCCTGATGCGCAATGAGGCGACCTGGGGCCGAGTGTTTGAGCACCTCGCGGCGACCATGCTCACGCAACGGAGGTAG
- a CDS encoding glycosyltransferase — translation MLNLHAINPVTTARPLISVVMPCYNAALYLEEAVGSALGQSYGNVEVVIVDDGSTDGSAEIAARLAAAHPDRILLDYTDRVGPFPARNQALKKIRGELVAFLDADDWWAPTALEKLYASLIASNADMAYCGWQNVGEGIVAEPYIPPAYEQEDAVAHFVRTCPLPIHGALIRRDLVTRLGGFSERRYSAMDYDFWLRALAETRRMVRVPEVLAFYRWHHQGQISAIKWRQVLDALAAQKDFIRANPHLVAHLPAKRLMEMTEGLVLVQAYRAFWKRDLISAHKLFRHAAIARAFALKDLRYILIAAMLPLSAYRFLIGMIDRKGTQA, via the coding sequence ATGTTAAATCTGCATGCGATCAATCCGGTTACCACTGCTCGGCCACTTATCTCGGTCGTCATGCCTTGTTATAACGCAGCCCTGTATTTAGAGGAGGCCGTTGGCTCAGCCTTGGGGCAAAGTTACGGCAATGTTGAAGTGGTAATCGTCGATGATGGTTCCACCGATGGCTCGGCGGAAATCGCGGCCCGTTTAGCCGCTGCTCATCCGGATCGTATCCTTCTTGACTATACGGATCGAGTCGGGCCTTTCCCCGCCCGCAATCAAGCACTTAAAAAGATCAGGGGCGAGTTGGTCGCCTTCCTTGACGCCGATGACTGGTGGGCTCCAACTGCGCTAGAGAAACTTTACGCATCCTTGATCGCGTCCAATGCCGACATGGCCTATTGTGGTTGGCAAAACGTCGGGGAAGGCATCGTTGCCGAACCTTATATCCCGCCAGCTTATGAGCAGGAAGATGCGGTCGCCCACTTTGTCCGAACCTGCCCCCTACCTATCCATGGCGCCTTGATACGGCGGGATCTGGTAACACGGCTTGGTGGATTTTCAGAGCGACGCTACTCCGCGATGGATTATGACTTCTGGCTGCGTGCCTTGGCCGAAACACGGCGTATGGTGCGCGTGCCCGAAGTCCTCGCGTTTTATCGTTGGCATCATCAAGGACAGATTTCCGCCATAAAATGGCGTCAGGTGCTTGATGCTCTAGCGGCGCAGAAAGATTTTATTCGCGCCAATCCTCATTTGGTCGCCCACCTTCCAGCTAAACGACTGATGGAGATGACCGAAGGCTTAGTCTTGGTCCAGGCGTATCGTGCGTTTTGGAAACGTGACTTGATCTCCGCCCACAAATTATTTCGTCATGCTGCAATAGCGCGGGCATTCGCACTAAAAGATCTGCGGTATATCCTGATTGCCGCAATGCTGCCCCTTTCAGCTTATCGGTTTCTGATCGGTATGATTGATCGAAAAGGCACTCAAGCATGA
- a CDS encoding polysaccharide deacetylase family protein produces MNANRVPVLMYHRVGEPGSDWETRFAIPTCRFAAHMHALKQAGYQAISIDTLVEWLEGAPKLPAGAFLLTFDDGYRDVREHALPILERMNWPYTVFLVSKLIGGQDGWTLESNPSGGLHPLLNADEIRDMQQRGGSFHSHTRNHARLPSLHDAELTDQLASSRQDLRELLGRDVDYLAYPFGQVDDRVEAAAKAAGYRAAFSTQPGFNRTDVNRFRIRRLEVYGTDSPAMLLRKIHLGCNDGTLTYMIRYYFQRLVGYLPGFSR; encoded by the coding sequence ATGAATGCTAATCGTGTTCCGGTTTTGATGTATCACCGGGTTGGAGAGCCGGGGAGCGATTGGGAAACGCGCTTTGCGATTCCGACGTGTCGCTTCGCCGCGCATATGCATGCGTTAAAACAGGCTGGATACCAGGCAATCTCCATCGATACCTTGGTCGAATGGTTGGAAGGTGCCCCAAAATTACCTGCTGGTGCCTTTCTGCTCACCTTCGACGACGGCTATCGCGATGTGCGAGAGCATGCGCTTCCTATTTTGGAGCGAATGAATTGGCCATATACTGTCTTTCTGGTGAGCAAATTGATCGGCGGTCAGGATGGTTGGACGCTTGAGTCCAATCCCAGTGGCGGATTGCATCCATTGCTGAATGCCGACGAAATTCGAGATATGCAGCAGCGGGGGGGCAGTTTCCATTCGCACACTCGCAATCATGCCAGGTTGCCCAGCCTGCACGATGCGGAGTTAACCGATCAACTGGCTAGCTCGCGGCAGGATTTACGCGAATTGCTCGGCCGGGATGTGGATTATCTGGCCTATCCTTTCGGTCAGGTCGATGATCGAGTGGAAGCGGCCGCCAAAGCCGCTGGTTATAGGGCGGCCTTTTCAACTCAGCCGGGTTTTAACCGGACCGATGTCAACCGTTTTCGTATCCGACGCCTAGAGGTCTACGGAACGGACAGTCCGGCAATGCTGCTGCGCAAAATCCATCTGGGCTGCAATGATGGCACTCTGACCTATATGATCCGCTACTATTTTCAACGTTTAGTTGGCTATCTACCCGGTTTTAGTCGATGA
- a CDS encoding glycosyltransferase WbsX family protein, translating into MDKRARLIAFHLPQFHPTPENDLWWGKGFTEWTNVAKAKPLYPGHYQPHIPADLGFYDLRLPEARQAQAELAREYGIAGFCYYHYWFGGKRILERPVNEILLSREPDFPFCLCWANHSWNTAWQGTDQSLIEQVYPGWDDHAAHFDWLLQAFTDSRYLKVDEKPIFVIYRPDDIPDVRKVTDFWRERALKAGLPGLHLIGVSHRGEKWDPRPRGLDASTMQALPGRDGRIPRRYAWTKLKLALQGNRHELTIWDYEEIRSILLRSNQTEWRDYPLTLPNWDNTPRIGMRGLVFHNATPELFRGHLRQAIDRVTDHPADERIVFLKAWNEWAEGNHVEPDQKWGRAWLDVIRKEIRC; encoded by the coding sequence ATGGATAAGCGAGCCCGCCTCATCGCCTTTCATCTCCCCCAGTTCCATCCGACGCCGGAAAACGACCTGTGGTGGGGCAAGGGTTTTACCGAATGGACCAACGTGGCCAAGGCCAAGCCACTGTATCCGGGTCACTATCAGCCGCATATCCCCGCCGATCTGGGTTTTTATGACCTCCGGCTGCCCGAGGCGCGCCAGGCTCAGGCCGAACTTGCCAGGGAATACGGCATCGCGGGCTTCTGCTATTACCACTACTGGTTCGGCGGCAAGAGAATTCTGGAGAGACCCGTCAACGAGATTCTGCTCTCTCGGGAGCCGGATTTTCCGTTCTGCCTGTGCTGGGCCAATCACAGTTGGAATACCGCATGGCAGGGAACGGACCAGTCGCTCATCGAGCAGGTGTATCCCGGTTGGGATGATCATGCCGCCCATTTCGACTGGCTTCTCCAGGCGTTTACCGACTCGCGCTATCTGAAGGTGGACGAGAAGCCCATCTTTGTGATCTATCGCCCCGATGATATTCCGGATGTGCGCAAGGTGACGGATTTCTGGCGCGAACGCGCGCTCAAGGCCGGTTTGCCAGGGTTGCACCTAATTGGCGTCTCGCATCGCGGCGAGAAATGGGATCCGCGCCCGCGTGGCCTGGATGCATCCACCATGCAGGCACTGCCCGGAAGAGATGGTCGCATCCCCCGTCGTTATGCCTGGACCAAGCTAAAACTGGCACTGCAAGGGAACCGGCACGAATTGACGATCTGGGATTATGAAGAGATCAGGTCCATTCTGCTCCGCTCGAATCAAACGGAGTGGCGCGATTATCCACTCACGTTGCCCAACTGGGACAATACCCCGCGCATAGGGATGCGCGGCCTGGTTTTCCACAATGCCACGCCGGAATTGTTTCGCGGGCATTTACGCCAGGCGATTGATCGGGTTACCGATCACCCAGCGGACGAGCGTATCGTTTTTCTCAAGGCCTGGAACGAATGGGCGGAAGGCAATCATGTCGAGCCCGATCAGAAATGGGGCCGGGCCTGGTTGGATGTGATCCGCAAGGAGATACGATGTTAA
- a CDS encoding glycosyltransferase family 2 protein — protein sequence MDITIVICTHNREALLRQTLLRLSHAQRASDASMDILVVANACNDGTPAFLATTECDPIWNDLPLRWISELTPGKSYALNRAIAETDADALCFIDDDQFVASDFLPALVKALAENPEYDIICGKISPAWDGSEPAWVHETGRYHIPIRPFPEYDFGDAPKEIFSGHKLPSGGNITLRRVAFQQVGKFSAELGPQGHNLMGGEDIEFLQRCLAHGHRILYMPTLRQLHVIEQERMCKRYMLRKSYLRSFSSQRMQSSPHGLQPYMFLKLLKHGLNALLTLNASRRFYYLMRLAATFGELKASVKT from the coding sequence ATGGATATCACGATTGTCATTTGTACACATAACCGTGAGGCACTGCTTCGCCAAACCCTGCTTAGGCTATCCCACGCCCAGCGCGCGTCTGATGCGAGCATGGATATCTTGGTAGTTGCTAATGCCTGTAACGACGGCACGCCTGCCTTCCTGGCGACGACGGAATGCGATCCGATTTGGAATGATCTGCCTCTACGCTGGATCTCGGAACTAACGCCGGGAAAATCTTATGCGCTAAATCGGGCAATCGCCGAGACCGATGCAGATGCCCTCTGTTTCATCGATGACGATCAATTCGTGGCGAGCGATTTTCTGCCGGCACTCGTAAAAGCCCTCGCCGAAAATCCAGAGTATGACATCATTTGCGGCAAGATCAGTCCTGCCTGGGATGGAAGCGAGCCGGCTTGGGTACATGAAACGGGGCGGTATCACATTCCGATCCGTCCTTTTCCGGAATATGACTTTGGCGATGCGCCAAAAGAGATATTCTCTGGCCATAAACTCCCCAGTGGCGGCAACATTACCTTGAGGAGAGTGGCGTTCCAGCAGGTGGGCAAGTTCTCTGCCGAGTTGGGTCCACAGGGGCACAATCTTATGGGAGGAGAGGATATTGAATTCCTGCAACGCTGTCTCGCCCACGGGCATCGTATCCTTTACATGCCTACCCTACGGCAATTGCACGTAATCGAGCAGGAGCGTATGTGCAAACGTTACATGTTGCGCAAAAGCTATCTAAGATCATTTTCTTCGCAGCGCATGCAAAGTTCTCCACATGGCTTACAGCCTTATATGTTTTTGAAACTCCTGAAGCATGGATTGAACGCTTTACTTACCCTGAATGCGAGTCGACGCTTTTATTATCTGATGCGCTTAGCTGCGACTTTCGGAGAATTAAAAGCGTCCGTGAAGACTTAA
- a CDS encoding glycosyltransferase family A protein, which translates to MFPSVSFTVNTCMTDVPFLEQTLRHVFRSLDFPFSERLIAYDPGNPMGKYDSRRRGDSAEILAIFDRLLADGLIDRVDTVPWSEEHQADVLMRYFDRDDIALKDFDGAPIYQYLYALDRCTGDYIFHMDSDMLFHTTPGISWLAQAIEMLRREPRVVFATCRGGPPQARNLLERFLKRPIGGKPPSFWFKAETFSTRYFLMDRARFQSKLLPILQAKSAEPLENSITHTLKLRGLERWTTTGLESWSIHPWRHDDNYLTYLDDLIWAVENGVYPFVRTGYRWDMRTENEHIKEWLDAIAGAGRINSR; encoded by the coding sequence ATGTTCCCTAGTGTCAGTTTTACCGTCAATACCTGCATGACGGATGTCCCTTTTCTTGAGCAAACGCTAAGACATGTTTTCCGCAGCCTCGATTTCCCGTTTTCCGAGCGATTGATCGCTTACGATCCGGGCAATCCAATGGGAAAGTATGATAGCCGCCGACGGGGCGATTCCGCCGAAATACTCGCAATTTTCGACCGCTTGTTAGCCGATGGATTAATTGATCGTGTCGACACCGTTCCATGGAGCGAAGAACACCAAGCCGATGTTCTGATGCGTTATTTTGATCGGGATGACATTGCGCTCAAGGATTTTGACGGAGCACCTATTTATCAATATCTCTACGCACTAGACCGATGTACGGGCGATTATATCTTCCACATGGATTCGGATATGTTGTTTCATACCACGCCAGGTATATCGTGGCTTGCGCAAGCGATTGAGATGTTGCGACGGGAGCCTCGCGTTGTATTCGCTACATGCAGAGGGGGGCCGCCTCAAGCTCGTAACCTATTGGAGCGCTTTTTAAAACGTCCGATCGGCGGAAAACCGCCAAGCTTTTGGTTCAAGGCCGAAACCTTCTCGACCCGCTATTTCCTGATGGATCGCGCGCGGTTTCAAAGTAAACTATTACCGATCCTTCAAGCCAAATCAGCGGAACCCCTGGAAAACTCGATCACGCATACGCTCAAGCTGCGTGGACTGGAACGCTGGACCACTACTGGACTGGAAAGCTGGTCGATTCATCCCTGGAGGCACGACGACAATTATTTGACTTATTTGGACGATCTTATCTGGGCTGTCGAAAATGGCGTCTATCCGTTCGTGCGCACAGGCTATCGCTGGGACATGCGAACCGAAAACGAGCACATTAAGGAATGGCTGGATGCCATCGCAGGCGCGGGAAGGATCAACTCACGCTGA
- a CDS encoding glycosyltransferase family 2 protein, translating into MTRTTESPAVSVVIPAYNAAWCVGKAIDSVLAQDFRDLELIVVDDGSMDDTPAVLEAYGDAIRVVQKSNGGLSSARNAGIDAARGELVAFLDADDWWLPGKLGCQVALMRDQPDLGFSSTAARVEDPGGNLLNIWTCAHWEGSFLVHLFRNPADVAGSGSAVIARHALFARTGGFDETLRSLEDIDMWMRLASVSGYACLQEPLAVVLKRPDSMSRNLDVMREAAIRVMKKNRHLLPSGLQGSYWRACMAAIHGDYAKWCCRAGRRGAALMDVAWIFRLAPLARGRLGLGLLKEMLLNRPL; encoded by the coding sequence ATGACCCGGACGACTGAATCGCCGGCGGTCAGCGTCGTCATCCCCGCCTACAATGCCGCCTGGTGCGTGGGCAAGGCGATCGACAGCGTGCTCGCCCAGGATTTTCGCGATCTTGAATTGATTGTGGTGGACGATGGCAGCATGGATGATACCCCGGCTGTTCTGGAGGCTTACGGCGACGCGATCCGTGTCGTACAGAAGTCCAACGGGGGGCTGTCGAGCGCCCGCAATGCAGGGATCGATGCGGCGCGTGGAGAACTGGTCGCCTTCCTGGACGCCGACGACTGGTGGCTGCCCGGCAAACTCGGTTGTCAGGTCGCGTTGATGCGCGATCAACCCGATCTGGGATTCAGCTCAACGGCCGCGCGGGTGGAAGATCCGGGCGGAAATCTCCTGAACATCTGGACTTGCGCCCATTGGGAAGGGTCATTTTTGGTGCACCTGTTTCGCAACCCAGCCGATGTCGCGGGCAGCGGTTCGGCCGTCATCGCCAGGCACGCGCTCTTCGCGCGCACCGGAGGCTTCGATGAAACCCTGCGCAGCCTTGAGGATATCGACATGTGGATGCGGCTGGCGTCCGTCTCCGGTTATGCTTGCCTGCAAGAACCCTTGGCCGTTGTACTCAAGCGTCCCGACAGCATGAGCCGCAATCTCGATGTCATGCGGGAAGCCGCGATTCGGGTCATGAAGAAGAATAGGCATCTTCTGCCAAGCGGTCTCCAGGGAAGCTATTGGCGTGCCTGCATGGCGGCTATTCACGGCGATTATGCGAAGTGGTGTTGTCGCGCCGGTCGACGTGGCGCGGCACTCATGGATGTCGCATGGATTTTTCGGCTGGCGCCACTGGCGCGGGGGCGGCTGGGTTTGGGATTGCTCAAAGAGATGCTGCTGAATCGGCCGTTATGA
- a CDS encoding sulfotransferase family protein, giving the protein MAKLFNAYKLLDREIRAKNIRALKWEMRGLWYDIIRPAVPDPVFIVGCSRSGTTVTYETLAASPQLLSFGWELPQFWDGLYGPLNNGWESEAAGADQARPEHRKAALRYFYQRLGVGQVLDKTCINVMRIPYLYRLFPQAKFVFIQRDGRDNISSMMDGWRMGRTDGRFELSQFFGPFPDPVAIQGGEFTEWAFFVPPGWRDYNRASLEEVCAFQWISANRLALEAKPRIPPEQWIHLRYEDIFERPVEMFRDAYERLGMPFTLEIRERCANLQPTSVVKGAPKKQKWKAHNPEAIERILPMIRPMMRELGYDPDD; this is encoded by the coding sequence ATGGCCAAGCTCTTCAATGCTTACAAGTTGCTAGACCGTGAAATCCGCGCCAAGAACATCCGTGCACTTAAGTGGGAGATGCGGGGGCTTTGGTACGATATTATCCGCCCCGCCGTACCCGATCCGGTCTTCATCGTGGGCTGTTCTCGCTCCGGCACCACCGTCACCTACGAAACCCTGGCGGCTTCTCCCCAATTGCTCAGTTTTGGCTGGGAACTTCCGCAGTTCTGGGACGGGTTGTACGGACCGCTCAACAACGGCTGGGAGTCCGAGGCGGCGGGCGCCGACCAGGCGCGCCCCGAGCATCGAAAAGCCGCGCTGCGCTATTTCTATCAGCGGCTCGGGGTCGGCCAGGTTCTGGACAAGACCTGCATCAACGTGATGCGCATCCCCTATCTGTACCGGCTGTTTCCACAAGCGAAATTCGTCTTTATTCAACGCGACGGCCGGGACAATATCAGTTCCATGATGGATGGCTGGCGCATGGGCCGTACCGATGGCCGTTTCGAGTTGTCGCAGTTTTTCGGCCCCTTTCCCGATCCCGTGGCCATTCAGGGCGGGGAATTTACCGAGTGGGCCTTTTTCGTGCCGCCTGGCTGGCGCGACTATAACCGCGCCAGTCTGGAAGAGGTCTGCGCTTTCCAGTGGATCTCCGCCAACCGGCTGGCGCTGGAGGCAAAACCGCGCATTCCCCCGGAGCAGTGGATCCATCTGCGTTACGAAGACATCTTCGAGCGGCCCGTCGAGATGTTTCGGGATGCCTATGAGCGGCTCGGCATGCCCTTTACGTTGGAGATTCGGGAGCGCTGCGCCAATCTGCAACCGACTAGTGTCGTGAAGGGCGCCCCTAAGAAACAGAAGTGGAAAGCACACAATCCCGAGGCCATCGAGCGCATCCTGCCGATGATCCGTCCCATGATGCGGGAACTGGGCTATGACCCGGACGACTGA
- a CDS encoding dehydrogenase, which yields MFVRARAPLRLGLAGGGTDVSPYCDTFGGLVLNATIDKYAYTTLEPGADARVRLIAADRQERWEGEAESELTLDGTLDLHKGVYNRIVRDFNCCEPLSLTLTTHTDAPPGSGLGSSSTLVVSMVKAFVEWLNLPLGEYDIARLAYDIERVDVGLSGGRQDQYAATFGGFNFMEFHPEERVVVNPLRIKNWILSELEASLLLYFGGVSRESAQIIDEQSANVRRQDTTAIEAMHSLKQEALAMKENLLRGDFAGLIESMEAGWQAKKRMARSISNPEIEEIYELTRRAGARAGKISGAGGGGFMMLLVEPVRRMDVMRALQQTRGQIYTCHFTKHGTEGWKIY from the coding sequence ATGTTTGTCAGAGCCAGGGCACCCCTGCGGCTTGGCCTTGCGGGAGGCGGGACCGATGTCTCGCCGTACTGCGACACCTTCGGCGGTTTGGTGCTGAATGCGACCATCGATAAATACGCCTATACCACCCTGGAACCGGGCGCGGACGCGCGCGTTCGACTGATCGCGGCGGATCGTCAGGAACGCTGGGAGGGCGAGGCAGAGTCGGAGCTGACGCTCGATGGCACGCTGGATCTGCACAAAGGGGTCTACAACCGGATCGTGCGCGATTTCAATTGCTGCGAACCGCTTTCGCTCACGCTCACCACCCACACCGACGCCCCGCCCGGCTCGGGTCTGGGTTCCTCGTCCACCCTCGTGGTGTCGATGGTCAAGGCCTTTGTCGAGTGGCTCAATCTGCCGCTTGGCGAGTACGATATCGCGCGTCTGGCCTATGACATCGAACGTGTCGACGTGGGGCTCAGCGGCGGGCGTCAGGATCAGTATGCCGCGACCTTCGGCGGCTTCAATTTCATGGAGTTCCACCCCGAGGAACGGGTGGTGGTCAACCCGCTGCGCATCAAGAACTGGATCCTGTCCGAACTGGAGGCATCCTTGCTGCTCTACTTCGGCGGCGTGTCGCGCGAATCGGCTCAGATTATCGACGAGCAGTCGGCCAATGTGCGACGCCAGGATACGACCGCCATCGAGGCCATGCACTCCCTCAAACAGGAGGCGCTGGCGATGAAGGAGAATCTTCTGCGGGGCGATTTCGCCGGGCTGATCGAGTCCATGGAGGCGGGCTGGCAGGCGAAGAAGCGGATGGCGCGCAGTATCTCCAATCCCGAGATCGAGGAGATCTATGAGTTGACCCGCCGGGCGGGCGCGCGCGCGGGCAAAATCTCGGGCGCCGGCGGCGGCGGTTTCATGATGCTGTTGGTCGAGCCGGTGCGCCGCATGGACGTGATGCGGGCGCTCCAGCAGACACGCGGCCAGATCTACACCTGTCATTTCACCAAACACGGGACCGAAGGGTGGAAAATCTACTGA
- a CDS encoding D-sedoheptulose 7-phosphate isomerase has protein sequence MENLLKEHIQAQMRETARNLDAMSGDEDLLERIAAVADACVKALQDGGKILFAGNGGSAADSQHLAGEIVSRFAYDRPGLAAFALTTDSSVLTAIGNDYGYEYLFARQIEAVGKGGDVFVGISTSGRSPNIRRALRVARERALVTVGLTGRQGGDMPECCDYCLRVPSDSTPRIQEGHILIGHVLCSIIEQRIFPRA, from the coding sequence GTGGAAAATCTACTGAAAGAGCACATTCAGGCGCAAATGCGCGAAACCGCCCGCAACCTCGACGCGATGAGCGGCGACGAGGATCTGCTGGAGCGCATCGCGGCGGTGGCCGATGCCTGCGTGAAGGCGCTTCAGGATGGCGGCAAAATCCTCTTTGCCGGCAACGGCGGGAGTGCCGCCGACTCCCAGCATCTGGCCGGCGAGATCGTCAGTCGCTTTGCCTATGATCGACCGGGGCTGGCGGCCTTTGCCCTGACGACCGATAGCTCTGTGCTGACCGCCATCGGCAATGACTATGGGTACGAATACCTGTTCGCGCGTCAGATCGAGGCGGTTGGCAAGGGCGGCGATGTCTTCGTCGGTATTTCCACCTCCGGGCGCTCGCCGAACATCCGGCGCGCCTTGCGCGTGGCCAGGGAAAGAGCACTGGTCACCGTCGGCCTGACGGGGCGGCAGGGTGGCGACATGCCCGAATGCTGCGACTATTGTTTGCGCGTGCCGTCGGATTCGACCCCGCGGATTCAGGAAGGACACATCCTGATCGGCCATGTGCTCTGTTCCATCATCGAGCAGCGAATCTTCCCGAGAGCTTGA
- a CDS encoding glycosyltransferase family 2 protein has product MNNNPLLTVALCTHNHVDRLERTLANIAGIQQPRSSWEFLVVDNGSRDFTPEFLRQRIWPEDWSVRVVCEEKLGIAHARNRAIAEAHGEYLIFLDDDENADSEWLRAYEKLIAEHRPDAFGGRIEVLFEDLRPRWLTDELLGFLGKLDWSEQIKPLTDSSTPLYTGNFGFRRAIVETIGLFDASLGRRGQENNGGEDVDFYRRILRAGLQVWWMPEAVIYHRIQAAKLKRSYFLDLHYRQGRMEAIRKRGQGPRIPPPYLFGQLMRAVRAVWSQWRHSGRDATLRKEMNVAYFGGQILGWAFGPRS; this is encoded by the coding sequence ATGAACAACAATCCGCTGCTCACGGTCGCTCTGTGCACCCATAATCATGTAGACCGATTGGAGCGCACTCTGGCCAACATCGCTGGCATACAACAGCCAAGATCATCCTGGGAATTCCTGGTCGTTGACAATGGTAGTCGTGATTTCACTCCGGAGTTTCTGCGCCAACGCATCTGGCCCGAGGATTGGTCTGTGCGCGTTGTTTGTGAAGAAAAGTTGGGTATTGCCCACGCGCGCAATCGGGCAATCGCGGAGGCTCATGGCGAATACCTGATCTTTCTGGATGACGATGAAAATGCTGATTCTGAATGGCTCCGTGCCTATGAAAAGCTCATCGCCGAACATCGGCCCGATGCTTTCGGCGGACGCATCGAAGTATTATTTGAAGATCTGCGCCCACGTTGGCTAACTGACGAGTTGCTTGGATTTCTTGGAAAACTTGATTGGAGCGAGCAAATCAAACCGCTAACGGATTCGAGTACCCCGCTTTATACGGGGAACTTTGGTTTTCGCCGCGCCATTGTCGAAACCATTGGCCTGTTCGACGCATCGCTGGGTCGTCGCGGTCAGGAGAACAACGGTGGCGAGGATGTCGATTTTTATCGCCGTATCTTGAGAGCGGGCCTTCAGGTTTGGTGGATGCCTGAAGCGGTGATTTATCATCGTATACAGGCCGCTAAGCTCAAACGCAGCTACTTTCTGGATCTCCACTATCGTCAGGGACGCATGGAGGCAATCCGCAAGCGCGGCCAAGGCCCGCGGATACCGCCACCCTATTTGTTCGGGCAACTCATGCGGGCGGTCAGGGCGGTATGGAGTCAGTGGCGCCATTCGGGACGCGATGCCACCTTGCGCAAGGAAATGAACGTGGCCTATTTTGGTGGGCAGATCCTGGGTTGGGCCTTTGGGCCACGTTCTTGA
- a CDS encoding nucleotidyltransferase family protein, whose product MQAIILAGGLGTRLRGVIADLPKPMAPINGRPFLAYVLDALDVAGFDSAILAIGYRSEAIHDHFGEEYRRLRLHYSVEHEPLGTGGAIRLALEQATEPTVFVVNGDTFLQVDYRAMLKAHLDASASLSLAVHALPDVARYGALERQDGRVRGFLEKGRVGPGAINAGTYLVSRELFERYALPRVCSFETDLLMPHVAEIAPLAFETGGLFIDIGVPEDYVRAQDMLEPFNLVQNDGNRPA is encoded by the coding sequence ATGCAGGCGATCATTCTTGCCGGCGGACTTGGCACACGGCTCCGCGGTGTGATTGCCGATCTGCCCAAGCCGATGGCGCCGATCAATGGCCGGCCCTTCCTCGCCTATGTCCTCGATGCACTCGACGTCGCCGGCTTCGACAGTGCCATTCTGGCCATCGGCTATCGGAGCGAGGCCATCCACGACCATTTTGGCGAAGAGTATCGTCGTCTGCGGCTCCACTACTCCGTGGAGCACGAGCCGCTCGGGACAGGCGGAGCCATCCGGCTGGCACTGGAGCAGGCGACAGAGCCAACCGTGTTTGTCGTGAATGGCGATACCTTCCTGCAGGTCGACTATCGAGCGATGCTAAAGGCACACTTGGACGCCAGCGCCAGCCTCTCGCTGGCGGTGCATGCCTTGCCGGATGTCGCGCGTTACGGCGCCTTGGAACGACAGGACGGGCGGGTGCGCGGTTTTCTGGAGAAAGGGCGAGTGGGGCCAGGCGCAATCAACGCCGGAACCTATCTCGTGTCCCGGGAGCTTTTCGAGCGTTACGCGCTGCCGCGTGTCTGTTCCTTCGAGACCGATCTGCTGATGCCGCATGTCGCCGAAATTGCGCCGCTCGCCTTCGAGACCGGGGGGCTGTTCATCGATATCGGGGTGCCAGAGGATTATGTCCGTGCTCAGGATATGCTTGAGCCTTTCAATCTTGTCCAGAATGACGGTAATCGACCGGCATGA